A section of the Spirosoma pollinicola genome encodes:
- a CDS encoding citrate synthase: MANSAELTVDGKTYSFPTLEGTEHEKAFDISNLRDQTGYVTLDRGYKNTGATKSAITFLDGELGILQYRGYSIEDLAAKASFLEVAYLLIYGELPTQEEFTKFETSIRRHTLVNEDMRKIFDGFPVKAHPMGVLSSLVSAMSAFYPDLEGGKEDNTDQHIIRLLAKLPTIATWSYKRALGHPVNYPKNTLDYIPNFLNMMFSLPVEDYKVDPVVAEALNVLLILHADHEQNCSTSTVRLVGSSQANLYSSISAGISALWGPLHGGANQEVIEMLEDIKADGGDVSKYIDMAKNAKTTGFRLFGFGHRVYKNFDPRAKIIKKAADDVLSKLGVNDPILEIAKGLEEAALNDEYFVSRKLYPNVDFYSGIIYRALGIPTNMFTVMFAIGRLPGWIAQWKEMRETKEPIGRPRQIYTGSTLREFVPLEKR; encoded by the coding sequence ATGGCAAACTCCGCTGAATTAACCGTCGATGGTAAAACGTATTCATTTCCAACCCTAGAGGGAACTGAACATGAAAAAGCCTTCGACATCTCGAACCTTCGTGATCAGACTGGCTACGTTACCTTAGACCGTGGTTATAAAAACACCGGTGCCACAAAAAGTGCCATCACCTTTCTGGATGGTGAATTAGGCATTCTGCAATATCGGGGGTATTCTATTGAAGATTTGGCTGCCAAAGCGTCGTTTTTGGAAGTTGCCTATCTGTTGATTTATGGTGAACTCCCAACTCAGGAAGAGTTTACCAAATTTGAAACGTCAATTCGTCGCCATACGCTGGTAAATGAGGACATGCGGAAAATCTTCGATGGTTTTCCGGTTAAAGCCCACCCAATGGGTGTTCTGTCGTCGCTGGTAAGTGCTATGAGTGCTTTTTACCCCGATTTGGAGGGTGGTAAAGAAGACAATACCGATCAGCACATTATCCGGTTGCTGGCTAAGCTGCCAACCATTGCCACCTGGTCTTACAAGCGGGCGCTGGGACATCCGGTCAATTATCCTAAAAATACCCTCGACTACATTCCGAACTTCCTGAACATGATGTTCTCGTTGCCAGTCGAAGACTATAAAGTTGATCCGGTTGTTGCCGAAGCCCTGAACGTATTGTTGATCCTGCATGCCGACCATGAGCAAAACTGTTCGACATCGACGGTACGGCTTGTGGGTTCGTCGCAGGCTAATCTTTATTCGTCTATTTCGGCGGGTATCAGCGCCTTATGGGGACCGTTACACGGTGGCGCCAACCAGGAAGTAATTGAAATGCTTGAAGATATCAAAGCCGATGGTGGCGATGTATCCAAGTATATTGACATGGCCAAAAATGCCAAAACAACGGGTTTCCGTCTGTTTGGATTCGGCCACCGGGTGTACAAAAACTTTGACCCCCGCGCTAAAATCATCAAGAAGGCTGCGGATGACGTGCTGTCTAAACTTGGTGTCAACGATCCTATTCTCGAAATAGCCAAAGGTCTGGAAGAAGCCGCATTGAACGACGAGTACTTCGTGTCGCGCAAACTGTACCCGAACGTCGATTTCTATTCGGGTATCATCTACCGGGCACTGGGGATTCCAACGAACATGTTTACGGTTATGTTTGCCATTGGCCGGTTACCGGGCTGGATTGCACAGTGGAAAGAAATGCGTGAAACGAAAGAACCAATCGGTCGGCCACGCCAAATATACACGGGTTCTACACTACGTGAATTTGTTCCACTTGAAAAGCGATAG
- a CDS encoding transposase: MEPEVYRRKLPHIQPLLGTFFVTYRLHNSIPVHVKQQLLDKFQAEKARVIRLENHSIKIIDELNRRYFGQFDALLDLCAYCPAYLLDNGVAQIVTDSLHFWNDERIDLIAYCIMPNHVHAAFTLITETTKSGRANSLKQLMHSIKSYSAHEANKVLKVNGDFWEEETYDRLVRDSDELRRIVRYILTNPVKAGLCCDWKNWKWTYINPEYDEFS, translated from the coding sequence ATGGAACCCGAAGTATACCGCCGTAAGCTCCCTCACATTCAGCCTCTCTTAGGGACATTCTTCGTTACATATCGACTTCACAATTCCATACCTGTGCATGTGAAACAGCAACTTCTTGACAAATTTCAAGCCGAGAAAGCGCGTGTAATAAGACTAGAAAATCATTCCATCAAAATAATTGATGAACTGAACAGACGGTACTTTGGTCAATTTGATGCATTGCTGGACTTGTGTGCTTACTGTCCCGCTTACTTATTGGATAATGGAGTGGCACAGATAGTCACGGACTCTTTGCATTTTTGGAATGACGAGAGAATCGACTTGATTGCTTATTGTATTATGCCTAATCACGTTCATGCGGCTTTTACACTCATTACAGAAACAACCAAATCGGGAAGGGCAAACTCATTAAAACAGTTAATGCACTCAATCAAAAGCTATTCGGCACACGAAGCCAACAAGGTACTAAAAGTAAATGGTGACTTTTGGGAGGAGGAAACCTATGACCGGCTGGTGCGTGATTCAGATGAGTTACGTCGTATTGTGCGTTATATATTGACAAATCCAGTCAAGGCTGGTTTATGTTGTGATTGGAAAAATTGGAAGTGGACTTACATAAATCCAGAATATGATGAATTCTCATAA
- a CDS encoding helix-turn-helix domain-containing protein: MSETIIKPIKSTEHYAQVMRQIDQLLDCPPNSPEADLLEVLSILADDYENKTTPILPPDPIDAIRYQADELGLSSKELAALLGGKNRLSEVLNRKRPLTLKMIKTLFQQLHIPAESLLAA, from the coding sequence ATGAGCGAAACGATAATTAAGCCTATTAAGAGCACCGAACATTATGCTCAGGTGATGAGGCAGATTGATCAGTTACTGGATTGTCCGCCTAACTCACCAGAAGCCGATTTGCTGGAAGTTCTGTCAATCTTAGCAGATGATTATGAAAACAAAACAACACCAATTCTACCCCCCGACCCTATTGATGCCATTCGTTATCAGGCCGATGAGTTAGGTTTGTCCTCAAAAGAGTTAGCGGCTTTATTGGGAGGCAAAAATCGTCTATCAGAAGTATTGAACCGCAAACGCCCCCTAACTTTGAAAATGATAAAAACCCTGTTTCAACAGTTACACATTCCGGCAGAAAGCTTGCTGGCAGCTTAA
- a CDS encoding metal-dependent hydrolase family protein, translating to MFLLVPDSILLSAGKSHIDITRRQQDAVGYLLRPDRVFDGETMHESWVVRVKGDKIEAVGSANSVSATGVEVVDLKGMTLMPGLIEGHSHLLLHPYNETPWDDQVLKEARSLRVARATVHAQKTLMAGFTTVRDLGTEGAEYDDVGLKQAINQGIIPGPRMMIVTKALIATGSYGPKGFSPDITAPQGAEEADGHDALIQAVRRQIGKGADAIKIYADYRWGLMAEARPTFTLDELKLIVEVARSSGRGVVAHAGTAEGMRRAILAGCETVEHGDAGTPEIFALMKQQGTALCPTLAAGDAISQYRGWKKGQDPEPERMKQKRATFKQALDAGVTICAGGDVGVFSHGDNARELVLMVDYGMKPLDVMRSVTSTNADVFHLADRGRVRTGLLADLVAVDGDPTRTITDVQRIRMVMKGGTFFKR from the coding sequence ATGTTCTTGCTTGTACCCGACAGCATCTTGCTGTCGGCGGGAAAATCACATATTGATATCACTCGCCGACAGCAAGATGCTGTCGGGTACCTACTCCGTCCCGATCGTGTTTTCGATGGCGAAACTATGCACGAAAGCTGGGTAGTACGGGTGAAAGGTGACAAGATAGAAGCCGTTGGCTCAGCTAATTCCGTTTCGGCAACGGGTGTTGAAGTCGTCGATCTGAAAGGGATGACTCTGATGCCCGGACTCATCGAGGGCCATTCGCATTTACTGTTGCATCCCTATAATGAAACACCTTGGGATGATCAGGTATTGAAAGAAGCCCGGTCGCTGCGGGTAGCGCGGGCCACCGTTCATGCACAGAAAACGCTGATGGCGGGTTTCACCACTGTGCGCGACTTGGGTACAGAAGGGGCCGAGTACGATGATGTGGGATTGAAACAAGCCATCAATCAGGGTATTATTCCCGGCCCGCGCATGATGATTGTGACAAAGGCACTCATTGCCACCGGTAGTTATGGACCAAAAGGATTTAGCCCGGATATTACTGCGCCACAGGGAGCCGAAGAGGCCGATGGACACGACGCGCTGATTCAGGCCGTTCGGCGGCAGATCGGCAAAGGGGCCGATGCCATAAAAATCTATGCCGATTACCGGTGGGGGCTGATGGCCGAAGCCCGCCCAACGTTCACGCTCGACGAGTTAAAGCTTATTGTGGAGGTGGCCCGGAGCAGTGGCCGGGGCGTGGTTGCCCATGCCGGTACGGCAGAGGGTATGCGCCGGGCTATCCTGGCCGGTTGCGAAACCGTAGAGCATGGTGACGCCGGAACCCCCGAAATCTTTGCGCTTATGAAACAACAGGGTACCGCTCTTTGTCCTACACTGGCCGCTGGCGACGCGATCAGTCAGTACCGGGGTTGGAAAAAAGGACAAGACCCGGAGCCCGAACGGATGAAACAAAAACGAGCAACCTTCAAACAGGCACTGGACGCGGGCGTAACCATTTGCGCCGGGGGCGATGTAGGGGTGTTTAGCCACGGCGATAATGCCCGTGAATTGGTGCTCATGGTCGACTATGGTATGAAACCACTGGATGTAATGCGCTCAGTCACGTCAACTAATGCCGATGTATTTCACCTTGCCGACCGGGGGCGGGTTCGTACCGGTTTACTGGCCGATCTGGTAGCTGTAGATGGCGATCCAACCCGAACAATTACCGACGTTCAACGGATACGAATGGTTATGAAAGGAGGTACTTTCTTTAAACGATAA
- a CDS encoding very short patch repair endonuclease, producing MTDVHTPEQRSYNMSRVRSKDTKPELIVRKFLHAHGFRYRLHDKRLPGKPDVVLPKYKTAIFVHGRFFHGHDGCRYFVVPKTRTEWWLDKINGNKRRDTENQAKLVAEGWRIITIFECELNRKTKDATCQNVKKHPTIIPVNACFL from the coding sequence ATGACCGACGTACACACACCTGAGCAGCGTAGTTACAATATGTCTCGGGTAAGAAGCAAAGACACAAAACCAGAGCTTATTGTCCGCAAGTTTCTTCATGCACATGGTTTCCGTTATCGACTTCACGATAAAAGACTGCCCGGTAAGCCCGACGTAGTGCTACCCAAGTACAAAACGGCAATTTTCGTGCATGGCCGTTTTTTTCACGGCCACGACGGTTGTCGCTACTTTGTTGTCCCTAAGACCCGTACCGAATGGTGGCTTGATAAAATCAATGGAAATAAACGCCGTGACACCGAAAATCAAGCCAAATTAGTAGCCGAAGGCTGGAGAATTATAACCATATTTGAGTGTGAGTTGAATCGTAAAACGAAGGATGCGACATGTCAAAATGTAAAAAAACATCCCACTATCATTCCAGTAAATGCCTGTTTCCTTTGA
- a CDS encoding DUF3761 domain-containing protein, translating to MGHHLRFLTLATVFLINAVLGIAEAQTPAHRSRTSVRHHRAHRPARPSSGSTHYYTNSEGNRVQSPTFYTAPRAGATAQCRDNSYSFSQSRRGTCSHHGGVKRWL from the coding sequence ATGGGCCACCACCTTCGCTTCCTGACCCTTGCGACTGTTTTCCTGATCAACGCTGTTTTGGGAATTGCCGAAGCGCAAACACCTGCTCACCGTTCTCGAACCTCTGTTCGTCATCATCGCGCCCATCGCCCGGCTCGCCCATCATCTGGTTCAACCCATTATTACACCAACAGCGAGGGCAATCGGGTTCAGTCGCCAACCTTTTATACCGCTCCACGGGCCGGAGCAACAGCTCAATGCCGGGATAATTCGTATAGTTTCAGCCAGTCAAGGCGTGGCACCTGTTCGCATCATGGCGGGGTGAAGCGGTGGTTGTGA
- a CDS encoding type II toxin-antitoxin system HigB family toxin, translating into MRIIAKGTSREFWEQNPDAETGLRFWYTKISKNDCNTPNDVINGFNGADTVGNGRIVFNICKNKYCLIIFFRYDIQVAYIRFIGNHKEYDAINDIQTL; encoded by the coding sequence ATGCGAATCATTGCCAAAGGTACTTCGCGAGAATTTTGGGAACAGAATCCCGATGCTGAAACAGGTTTACGATTTTGGTATACCAAAATCAGCAAGAACGACTGTAATACTCCTAATGACGTTATTAATGGTTTTAACGGTGCAGATACTGTAGGTAACGGTCGGATAGTCTTCAACATTTGTAAAAACAAATACTGTCTGATTATCTTCTTTCGATACGATATTCAAGTTGCATATATTCGGTTCATTGGTAACCATAAAGAATATGATGCCATAAATGACATACAAACTCTCTGA
- a CDS encoding transposase yields MGKCVPDSILLSVFPDLRPVYSAYGDGRCVCYFMYFTRRQQDAVGYIYERTFPCLLPNEITAYSAIRRDVLRDVELFDSLPQSVRKTLREEFDWQQKQLLVQPDYIPEQLDRLHRQFFGRYDAILDKIDNGSHYFRLDAVAQIVADALHFFDEKKYDLIAFTIMSNHVHVVFGLNPVPETRPSITLDKVMHSLKSYTATKCNELLDRSGSFWEHESYDRLVRDRNELHRIVQYTLQNPVKAGLCERWQDWKWTYIKPDYNDFE; encoded by the coding sequence ATGGGTAAGTGTGTACCCGACAGCATCTTGCTGTCGGTATTTCCAGATCTCCGGCCTGTGTACTCAGCCTATGGCGATGGTCGGTGTGTATGTTATTTTATGTACTTTACACGCCGACAGCAAGATGCTGTCGGGTACATTTATGAACGAACCTTTCCGTGCCTTTTACCGAACGAAATTACCGCATATTCAGCCATTAGGCGGGACGTTCTTCGTGACGTTGAGCTGTTTGATTCATTGCCGCAATCAGTAAGAAAGACATTGCGGGAAGAATTTGATTGGCAGCAAAAACAGCTTTTGGTGCAGCCTGATTACATACCTGAACAGTTAGACCGGCTTCACCGTCAGTTTTTCGGACGATATGATGCTATACTTGACAAAATAGATAATGGATCACATTACTTCAGGCTTGACGCAGTTGCGCAGATTGTAGCCGATGCTTTACATTTCTTTGATGAAAAGAAGTACGATTTAATTGCCTTCACGATTATGTCGAATCATGTACATGTTGTATTTGGACTCAATCCTGTTCCGGAAACCAGACCATCCATCACCCTCGACAAAGTCATGCACAGCCTGAAAAGCTATACAGCTACTAAATGCAATGAATTGCTCGACAGGTCGGGTAGTTTTTGGGAACACGAAAGCTACGACCGGCTCGTGCGCGACCGGAACGAACTCCACCGCATTGTACAATACACGTTGCAAAACCCGGTGAAGGCTGGTTTGTGCGAACGTTGGCAAGACTGGAAATGGACATACATAAAACCAGACTATAATGACTTTGAATAA
- a CDS encoding DUF2281 domain-containing protein: protein MLTAIKGIYDNVQIIWDEVPPVQKRTKVIVTFLEESSPSQLNQIKKREGGSMKGEVWMSDEFNEPLDDLNEYM, encoded by the coding sequence ATGCTTACTGCAATAAAAGGTATTTATGACAATGTCCAGATTATCTGGGATGAAGTCCCCCCCGTTCAAAAACGAACAAAAGTAATCGTGACGTTTTTGGAGGAGAGTTCACCTTCTCAACTAAATCAGATAAAAAAACGGGAAGGTGGGAGCATGAAAGGGGAAGTCTGGATGTCAGATGAATTCAACGAGCCGCTAGATGATCTAAATGAATATATGTAA
- a CDS encoding HNH endonuclease — MPVSFDLIKIGEEYSRKFLAEVWGYAAYQALARGVVTPKGDSKIILFVTAEKQGSSEQYADKLLDEYLHWEGPNDHFAEERMVHARSNGQEIHLFFRAIHHTNFIYFGRIEVIDVEVKAKYPSKFIFHLNEYYSDVTYNTVSEQWNRAQLLSVFNLYLKLPPGELNLTNEEIKKLAKLIGKSESSVAMKLNNFAFTDPYNKQNGIIGLEEGAGQVKPIWDEFLSNQEDLTYESERKLSEYQDKRIEESDSDVDFQVSDLKGDYIVRNVKTRINQNVFRKMILKTYASKCAISGINTPELLVAGHIIPWAENEKERLNPQNGICLSNLYDRAYEKGLICIDTDYKVLISRRLKATSHKEFYNDFFGRFEYKPIHLPRSYQPKKEFLEYRLNLFDR; from the coding sequence ATGCCTGTTTCCTTTGATTTAATAAAGATTGGCGAAGAATACTCCCGCAAATTCTTAGCAGAAGTTTGGGGATATGCCGCATATCAGGCTTTGGCTCGCGGTGTAGTAACTCCCAAAGGTGATTCAAAGATAATCCTGTTCGTCACGGCTGAAAAACAAGGCTCTTCAGAACAATACGCAGATAAATTATTAGACGAATATTTGCACTGGGAAGGCCCAAACGATCATTTTGCCGAAGAAAGAATGGTTCATGCCAGGTCTAACGGACAAGAAATACACCTATTTTTTAGAGCAATTCATCACACCAATTTTATATATTTTGGCAGAATAGAAGTTATAGATGTAGAGGTGAAAGCTAAGTATCCAAGTAAGTTTATATTTCACTTAAACGAGTATTATTCCGATGTAACTTATAATACTGTATCCGAACAATGGAATCGAGCTCAACTTTTGTCTGTGTTTAATTTGTACTTGAAACTTCCACCTGGTGAACTTAATCTAACCAATGAGGAAATAAAAAAACTGGCAAAATTGATTGGAAAAAGTGAGAGCTCTGTTGCAATGAAATTAAACAATTTTGCTTTCACCGATCCATACAATAAACAAAATGGCATAATTGGATTAGAGGAGGGCGCGGGACAAGTAAAACCCATATGGGATGAGTTTTTGAGCAATCAAGAAGATTTAACTTATGAAAGCGAACGTAAGCTTTCTGAATACCAAGATAAACGTATTGAAGAATCAGACTCTGATGTAGATTTTCAAGTTTCTGATCTGAAAGGTGATTATATAGTAAGGAATGTAAAAACCAGAATAAATCAGAACGTTTTTCGGAAGATGATTCTAAAAACTTATGCAAGTAAATGTGCGATTTCAGGCATAAATACACCTGAACTTTTAGTGGCTGGTCATATTATTCCCTGGGCTGAAAATGAAAAAGAACGATTAAATCCTCAGAACGGAATATGTTTATCTAATTTATATGATCGAGCTTATGAAAAGGGATTAATTTGTATCGACACTGATTATAAAGTTCTTATATCAAGACGCCTAAAAGCGACTTCGCATAAAGAATTCTATAATGACTTTTTTGGTCGCTTTGAGTACAAACCTATACACCTACCCCGGTCTTACCAACCTAAGAAAGAATTTTTGGAATACAGACTAAATCTTTTCGACAGATGA
- the uvrA gene encoding excinuclease ABC subunit UvrA, with protein sequence MTEEKTVERQPGLTDIDLTGYDQIEVLGAREHNLKNIDVVIPRNKLVVVTGISGSGKSSLAFDTIYAEGQRRYMESFSAYARSFIGDMERPDVDKINGLSPVISIEQKTTSKNPRSTVGTTTEIYDFLRLLYARAGEAYSYVTGRKMERQSQDQIIDTILGQYEGQKITLLAPIIRSRKGHYRELFVQIAKTGYTKVRVDGAVQDIVPKMQLDRYKIHDIEIVIDRLVPKTEDRYRLSQSIQTAMKQGKGAMQMLDGEGKLIYFSQNLMDPESGISYDEPSPNSFSFNSPYGACPVCNGLGVVEEITEESVIPDKSLSISRGAIAPLGEYRELWIFKEIEAILKKYKLNLTTPVVKFPEELLHALMYGTEEEATVPSKKYVGEDYYSFKFEGIVNFLKRQQENSTDKIQEWLKDFMVVKKCPECEGARLKKESLFFKVAEKNISELARMDISELTEWFEDVESRMTNRQNIIGKEILKEIRKRIGFLLDIGLDYLTLDRPLRTLSGGEAQRIRLATQIGTQLVGVLYIMDEPSIGLHQRDNVKLIDSLKNLRDLGNTVLVVEHDKDMMLESDFILDIGPGAGRHGGQVVNQGTPEEFLKNQYVGVAGSSTTADYLSGRRAIEVPKERRKGNGKFLVIKNATGHNLKNVTLRLPLGRMVTITGVSGSGKSSLIHETLFPILNRHFFRSKRESLPFKSVDGLEHLDKVIEVDQSPIGRTPRSNPATYTGMFSEIRTLFAELPEAKIRGYKPGRFSFNVKGGRCEDCEGAGMKKIEMEFLPDVHVMCETCKGKRFNRETLEVRFKGKSIADVLDMTVEQALDFFASQPKILRKVTTMNDVGLGYITLGQHATTLSGGEAQRVKLAEELSKKDTGKTLYILDEPTTGLHFQDIAHLLDVLNKLADKGNTVLIIEHNLDVIKVSDHLIDLGPEGGNKGGYIIAEGSPEKVAEVKGSYTGKFLKMELAG encoded by the coding sequence GTGACAGAAGAAAAAACAGTCGAGCGTCAGCCCGGACTTACTGATATTGACCTCACAGGCTACGACCAGATTGAAGTGCTGGGTGCCCGCGAACACAACCTCAAAAACATTGACGTCGTTATTCCCCGTAACAAACTGGTGGTCGTAACGGGTATCAGCGGAAGCGGCAAATCGTCGCTGGCCTTCGATACCATTTATGCCGAAGGTCAACGGCGATACATGGAGAGTTTTTCGGCCTATGCCCGCTCGTTTATCGGCGACATGGAGCGGCCCGATGTCGACAAGATCAACGGCCTGAGTCCGGTGATTTCCATCGAGCAGAAAACAACGTCTAAAAACCCTCGCTCAACGGTTGGGACGACTACTGAAATCTACGACTTTCTGCGTTTGCTCTACGCCCGTGCGGGTGAAGCGTATTCGTACGTAACGGGCCGCAAAATGGAACGGCAGTCGCAGGACCAAATTATCGACACGATTCTGGGGCAATACGAAGGCCAGAAAATAACGCTGCTGGCCCCCATCATCCGAAGCCGAAAAGGACATTACCGCGAACTATTCGTGCAGATTGCCAAAACGGGTTATACCAAAGTGCGGGTCGATGGCGCGGTGCAGGACATCGTGCCGAAAATGCAGCTGGACCGCTACAAAATCCACGATATCGAAATTGTTATTGACCGGCTGGTCCCTAAAACGGAAGATCGGTATCGGCTCAGTCAGTCGATTCAAACGGCTATGAAGCAGGGCAAAGGAGCCATGCAAATGCTGGACGGCGAAGGGAAATTGATTTATTTCTCCCAGAACCTGATGGACCCCGAATCGGGGATTAGTTACGACGAACCATCGCCAAACTCGTTCTCGTTCAACTCGCCCTATGGAGCCTGTCCGGTTTGTAACGGCCTGGGTGTAGTTGAAGAAATCACGGAAGAATCGGTTATTCCCGATAAATCGCTGAGTATCAGTCGGGGAGCTATTGCCCCGCTGGGTGAATACCGTGAACTGTGGATTTTTAAGGAGATTGAAGCGATTCTGAAAAAATACAAACTCAATCTCACCACGCCGGTTGTCAAGTTTCCCGAAGAGTTGCTCCACGCGCTCATGTACGGAACGGAAGAAGAAGCCACGGTTCCGTCGAAAAAGTATGTCGGTGAGGATTATTACAGCTTCAAATTCGAAGGCATTGTCAACTTCCTGAAACGTCAGCAGGAAAACAGTACCGACAAAATTCAGGAGTGGCTAAAGGATTTTATGGTCGTGAAAAAATGCCCCGAATGCGAGGGCGCACGGCTAAAGAAAGAGTCGCTGTTCTTTAAGGTCGCCGAGAAAAACATCTCTGAACTGGCCCGGATGGATATTTCGGAACTGACCGAGTGGTTTGAGGACGTAGAGAGCCGCATGACCAACCGGCAGAATATTATCGGAAAAGAGATCCTCAAAGAGATTCGCAAACGCATCGGTTTCCTGCTCGACATTGGTCTCGACTACCTGACGCTCGATCGTCCCCTACGGACATTGTCGGGGGGCGAAGCACAGCGTATCCGGCTGGCTACCCAAATCGGGACGCAGTTGGTGGGCGTGCTGTACATCATGGACGAACCGAGTATCGGTTTGCACCAGCGCGACAACGTGAAGCTGATCGACTCGCTGAAAAACCTGCGCGATTTGGGAAACACCGTTCTGGTTGTTGAGCACGATAAAGACATGATGCTCGAATCGGACTTTATACTTGATATTGGTCCCGGTGCCGGGCGGCATGGCGGTCAGGTCGTCAACCAGGGAACACCTGAAGAGTTCTTGAAAAATCAGTATGTTGGCGTTGCGGGAAGCAGCACCACCGCCGATTACCTAAGCGGTCGGCGGGCCATTGAGGTGCCCAAAGAACGCCGGAAAGGAAATGGTAAATTTCTGGTCATCAAGAATGCAACGGGGCACAACTTGAAAAATGTAACGTTGCGTTTGCCGCTTGGCCGTATGGTCACCATTACGGGCGTTTCGGGTAGCGGCAAGTCATCGCTCATTCACGAAACCTTGTTTCCAATTCTGAACCGGCATTTTTTTAGATCGAAGCGCGAATCCTTGCCGTTCAAATCGGTTGACGGACTGGAACATCTGGACAAAGTGATCGAGGTCGACCAGTCGCCCATTGGCCGGACGCCCCGTTCGAATCCAGCCACTTACACGGGTATGTTCTCGGAAATCAGGACGTTGTTTGCGGAGTTACCCGAAGCGAAAATTCGGGGCTACAAACCCGGTCGGTTCTCGTTCAACGTGAAAGGTGGGCGATGTGAAGACTGCGAAGGCGCGGGGATGAAGAAGATTGAAATGGAATTTCTGCCCGATGTTCACGTCATGTGCGAAACCTGCAAAGGCAAACGCTTTAACCGCGAAACCCTGGAAGTCCGGTTCAAAGGCAAATCCATTGCCGATGTCCTCGATATGACCGTTGAACAAGCGCTGGATTTCTTCGCCAGTCAGCCCAAAATTCTGCGCAAGGTAACGACGATGAACGACGTTGGTCTGGGCTACATTACCCTTGGCCAACATGCCACCACGCTATCGGGAGGAGAAGCCCAACGGGTAAAACTTGCCGAAGAATTGTCGAAGAAAGACACAGGTAAAACGCTTTACATTCTCGATGAGCCAACTACTGGTCTGCATTTTCAGGACATAGCGCACCTGCTCGATGTATTGAACAAACTCGCCGACAAGGGCAATACGGTACTGATTATCGAACACAATCTGGACGTGATTAAAGTATCCGACCACCTTATCGACCTCGGTCCTGAGGGCGGTAATAAGGGCGGTTACATCATCGCCGAAGGCTCTCCCGAAAAGGTGGCTGAGGTGAAAGGAAGCTACACCGGCAAGTTTTTGAAGATGGAGCTGGCGGGTTAG
- a CDS encoding type II toxin-antitoxin system VapC family toxin, with protein MYARISDSENEIYVRRISLFEVAIKLKIGGRLNLRRGLAGLILDCKNEAIEILPITNDHLLAYDQVPFFEDHRDPFDRLILATALAERIPIILADEKFSRYSDVVDVIW; from the coding sequence ATATATGCCCGAATTAGCGACTCTGAAAATGAAATTTATGTTAGGCGAATCAGCTTATTTGAAGTGGCTATCAAACTGAAAATTGGTGGTCGATTAAATCTCAGGCGCGGGCTGGCAGGGTTGATTTTAGATTGCAAGAACGAGGCAATTGAGATACTACCCATCACGAACGATCATTTATTGGCTTATGATCAGGTGCCATTTTTTGAAGACCATCGAGATCCCTTCGATAGATTGATTCTGGCTACGGCTCTAGCGGAACGAATACCAATTATCTTGGCAGATGAAAAATTTAGTCGCTATAGTGATGTAGTAGATGTAATCTGGTAA